One genomic region from Leptolyngbyaceae cyanobacterium JSC-12 encodes:
- a CDS encoding thymidylate kinase (IMG reference gene:2510098462~PFAM: Thymidylate kinase~TIGRFAM: thymidylate kinase), which produces MRGRFIVFEGGEGSGKTTQLERSRQWLITSGWLEYLQAKDYIRDLVITREPGGTDIGQAIRTLLLNHISQEPIQDRAELLLYAADRAQHVEGFLRPHLEAGALILCDRYTDSTIAYQGYGRGLDLTLIHQLNQIASGGLESDLTLWLDLSAQAGLARTQQRGTRDRIEQADLTFHQKVHKGFAQLAQQYPQRIVRIDASQSEDAVAQQLQAALIQAFTRWF; this is translated from the coding sequence ATGAGAGGGCGGTTTATTGTGTTTGAGGGGGGAGAGGGAAGTGGGAAAACCACGCAATTGGAGCGATCGCGGCAGTGGCTGATTACCAGTGGTTGGTTAGAGTACTTACAAGCAAAAGACTATATCCGCGATCTGGTGATTACACGAGAACCTGGCGGTACTGACATTGGGCAAGCGATCCGCACTTTGTTGTTGAATCATATCAGTCAAGAACCTATTCAAGACCGAGCAGAATTGCTGTTATACGCCGCCGATCGCGCTCAACACGTGGAAGGCTTTTTGCGTCCACACCTCGAAGCTGGAGCGCTGATTCTTTGCGATCGCTACACTGACTCCACAATTGCTTACCAGGGCTATGGTCGAGGGCTAGACCTAACGCTCATTCACCAGTTAAACCAGATTGCCAGTGGGGGATTAGAGAGCGATCTAACGCTCTGGCTGGACTTAAGCGCCCAAGCAGGACTTGCCAGAACTCAACAACGGGGAACGAGAGATCGCATCGAGCAAGCCGATCTAACGTTTCACCAAAAAGTCCATAAAGGGTTTGCCCAACTTGCCCAGCAATATCCTCAACGCATCGTGCGGATTGACGCCAGCCAATCAGAAGATGCCGTCGCCCAACAACTTCAAGCTGCCTTGATACAAGCATTTACCCGTTGGTTTTGA
- a CDS encoding ferredoxin (IMG reference gene:2510098452~PFAM: 2Fe-2S iron-sulfur cluster binding domain) — protein MTVRIQFLPDNVTIDAEPGEPLLQVASRAGITIPTGCLMGSCHACEVELDDGRSICSCISSVPVGKERLTIHLFSDPSW, from the coding sequence ATGACTGTTCGCATTCAGTTTCTTCCCGATAATGTCACTATCGATGCTGAGCCTGGAGAACCTCTACTTCAGGTTGCTAGCCGGGCTGGCATTACCATTCCTACTGGATGCTTGATGGGTTCATGCCATGCCTGCGAAGTTGAACTCGACGATGGGCGCAGCATTTGTAGCTGCATCAGTAGTGTTCCAGTTGGGAAAGAGCGACTGACGATTCACTTGTTTTCTGACCCAAGTTGGTAA
- a CDS encoding Protein of unknown function (DUF1049) (IMG reference gene:2510098457~PFAM: Protein of unknown function (DUF1049)), which produces MRQVNFVVIFVICLALVLFGIENTEPVPIHVIKGVQVQAPLSIELILAMGIGAVFAWVFSVWTRVQRMVETGKEVRSRDIRIQELEEDVERYKAEIEQQRLLPAAKTVVEETPTDAELVSQ; this is translated from the coding sequence ATGCGACAAGTTAACTTCGTAGTCATCTTTGTAATCTGTCTGGCTCTGGTATTATTCGGCATTGAAAATACTGAGCCTGTGCCGATCCATGTTATTAAAGGTGTTCAAGTTCAGGCTCCGCTTTCAATCGAGCTAATTCTGGCGATGGGGATTGGAGCAGTTTTTGCTTGGGTGTTTAGCGTATGGACCCGAGTTCAACGGATGGTAGAAACGGGTAAAGAGGTTCGTAGCCGCGATATTCGCATCCAGGAGTTGGAGGAAGATGTAGAGCGTTATAAAGCAGAAATCGAACAACAACGGTTGCTCCCGGCTGCCAAAACAGTTGTTGAAGAGACGCCTACTGACGCAGAACTGGTGTCGCAGTAG
- a CDS encoding putative permease (IMG reference gene:2510098458~PFAM: Domain of unknown function DUF20), producing the protein MRRSANLQRLLILGLSGPIVALNVWVLTQLFQFFEGLITILVTAAILAFLLNYPVRLFQRAKFSRGQAVILVLCITVTVMVIAGITLIPIITEQTAQLFSKIPGWLEASADNIRTLDNWAKARNLPLDLMGFSDRINNQIESLLQSLPKQALDLAILTLNGLIASTLILVLAFYMLLYGSQLWNGLINLFPPQYGFPFRDSLELNFHNFVVSQILLAVFMGVALIPIFLVLQVPFALLFAVLIAIAEVIPLVGPTLGIGLVAILLMLQNPWLAIQVTISATILQQVRDNVLAPKLLGDITGLNPIWIFIALLMGLQIGGFLGIIVAVPIAGTIKGTLDAVRKNQLTDNNQDFPPP; encoded by the coding sequence ATGCGCCGTTCAGCTAATCTCCAACGCCTACTAATTTTGGGTCTGAGCGGTCCAATCGTAGCGCTGAATGTTTGGGTGCTCACCCAATTATTTCAGTTTTTTGAAGGATTAATTACGATTCTAGTAACAGCCGCAATTTTGGCATTTTTGTTGAATTATCCAGTGCGGTTGTTTCAGCGGGCTAAATTCTCTCGTGGGCAGGCAGTCATCCTGGTTTTGTGCATAACTGTAACGGTAATGGTGATTGCAGGCATCACGCTGATACCCATCATTACCGAGCAAACCGCCCAACTGTTCAGTAAAATTCCCGGTTGGCTAGAGGCAAGTGCCGACAACATTAGAACTCTCGACAATTGGGCAAAGGCTCGAAATTTGCCCCTGGATTTGATGGGGTTTAGCGATCGCATCAACAATCAGATTGAAAGCTTGCTTCAAAGCCTGCCTAAACAAGCGCTGGATCTAGCAATTCTGACCCTGAATGGATTGATTGCTAGTACTCTGATTCTCGTCTTGGCGTTCTACATGCTGTTGTATGGCAGTCAGTTGTGGAATGGGTTGATTAACCTGTTTCCCCCTCAATACGGATTCCCATTTCGAGATTCTTTAGAACTTAACTTCCACAACTTTGTCGTCAGCCAAATTTTGCTGGCCGTATTTATGGGCGTCGCGCTGATCCCAATTTTTTTGGTGCTGCAGGTGCCCTTTGCCTTGTTATTTGCTGTGCTGATTGCGATCGCCGAGGTTATTCCGTTAGTCGGACCCACACTGGGCATCGGCTTAGTAGCAATCCTCTTGATGTTGCAAAATCCCTGGTTAGCAATCCAGGTGACGATTTCCGCCACTATCCTGCAACAAGTAAGAGATAACGTCCTTGCACCCAAACTGTTAGGAGACATTACCGGGCTAAATCCTATCTGGATCTTCATTGCCCTTCTCATGGGGCTACAAATTGGTGGTTTTCTGGGCATTATCGTTGCAGTCCCCATTGCTGGTACCATCAAAGGCACCCTAGATGCTGTTCGCAAAAACCAACTAACCGACAACAATCAGGATTTTCCACCCCCTTAA
- a CDS encoding glutamate dehydrogenase/leucine dehydrogenase (IMG reference gene:2510098453~PFAM: Glutamate/Leucine/Phenylalanine/Valine dehydrogenase; Glu/Leu/Phe/Val dehydrogenase, dimerisation domain), whose protein sequence is MDVGYLPVVVRTILTENKGVLIMTDSLLADASQRLEQALKYTSISEDAIESLKFPQTSLIVSIPVRMDDGSLKVFQGYRVRYDDTRGPGKGGVRYHPRVTMDEVQSLAFWMTFKCAALGLPFGGAKGGITVNPKALSRMELERLSRGYIDAIADFIGPDVDILAPDVYTNSMIMGWMMDQYSIIKRHICPAVVTGKPISMGGSVGREAATAMGAFYVIQAMLPKFEQDPKSTTVAIQGFGNAGGILAELLYHTGYKVVAVSDSQGGVYSPNGLDIPSVRRTKEATRDVRAPYCDSSVCEISNQEILANEELLKLDVDILVPAALENQITEANAHDIQAKLIFEVANGPTTSAADKILDARGIYVFPDILVNAGGVTVSYFEWVQNRSGLYWTLDEVNQKLQSRMVEEADRIWDISRENSISLRTAAYVHAISRLGEAISAKGTRDYYLNGHGKSRN, encoded by the coding sequence ATGGATGTAGGCTATTTGCCTGTCGTCGTACGCACGATTTTGACCGAGAACAAAGGTGTGCTCATTATGACCGACTCACTGCTTGCCGACGCTAGCCAACGGCTAGAACAGGCACTGAAATATACTTCGATTTCCGAGGATGCGATCGAATCTCTCAAGTTTCCTCAAACTAGCCTTATCGTTTCTATTCCAGTGCGGATGGATGATGGTTCTCTAAAAGTCTTTCAGGGATATCGGGTGCGCTACGATGACACCCGTGGTCCTGGCAAAGGAGGTGTTCGCTATCATCCTAGGGTCACGATGGATGAGGTCCAATCGCTTGCATTTTGGATGACGTTTAAGTGTGCAGCTCTGGGACTCCCTTTTGGTGGGGCAAAAGGTGGTATTACTGTGAATCCCAAAGCATTATCTCGGATGGAATTGGAGCGGTTGAGTCGAGGATATATCGACGCGATCGCCGATTTCATTGGTCCCGATGTTGATATTCTGGCACCCGACGTTTATACCAACTCCATGATTATGGGCTGGATGATGGATCAGTACAGCATCATCAAGCGTCACATTTGTCCTGCTGTCGTTACTGGTAAACCCATCAGCATGGGTGGCAGTGTAGGGCGAGAAGCCGCGACTGCAATGGGTGCCTTCTACGTGATTCAGGCAATGCTCCCCAAATTTGAACAAGACCCCAAATCAACCACAGTTGCCATCCAGGGATTTGGCAATGCAGGTGGCATTCTGGCAGAGTTGCTATATCACACAGGCTACAAAGTGGTTGCAGTCAGCGATTCTCAGGGCGGAGTGTATTCCCCAAATGGTTTAGATATTCCCAGCGTGCGGCGAACTAAAGAAGCCACGCGGGATGTGCGTGCACCCTATTGCGATAGCAGCGTTTGCGAGATCAGCAACCAGGAAATTCTTGCCAATGAGGAATTACTCAAGCTAGATGTGGATATCCTGGTTCCGGCTGCACTCGAAAACCAGATTACCGAAGCCAACGCTCACGACATCCAAGCCAAACTAATCTTTGAGGTTGCCAATGGTCCAACAACTTCTGCAGCGGACAAAATTCTCGACGCCAGAGGCATCTATGTGTTTCCCGATATTTTAGTAAATGCTGGTGGCGTAACTGTCAGCTATTTTGAGTGGGTACAAAATCGCAGCGGTTTGTATTGGACATTAGATGAAGTCAACCAAAAACTCCAGAGCCGAATGGTAGAAGAAGCCGATCGCATATGGGACATCTCCCGCGAAAATTCCATCTCACTCCGCACCGCTGCCTACGTTCATGCCATTAGCCGCTTAGGGGAAGCCATTAGCGCTAAAGGAACACGAGACTACTACTTGAACGGTCATGGAAAAAGCCGGAATTGA
- a CDS encoding Nucleoside-diphosphate-sugar pyrophosphorylase family protein (IMG reference gene:2510098454~PFAM: Nucleotidyl transferase; Bacterial transferase hexapeptide (three repeats)), with amino-acid sequence MKAMILAAGKGTRVRPITYEIPKPMIPIMQKPVMEFLLELLRQHGFDQIMVNVSHLADVIEGYFRDGQRFGVQIAYSFEGYIKDGELVGKALGSAGGMRHIQDFSPFFDDTFVVLCGDALIDLDLTAAVKWHREKGSIATVIMKTVPKEEVSSYGVVVTDEEGRIKAFQEKPKVEEALSNCINTGIYIFEPEVLDYIPSGVEYDIGSQLFPKLVEIGAPFYGLPMDFEWVDIGKVPDYWHAIRAVLQGDVKNVEIPGHQVAPGIYTGLNVAVNWDKVNIQGPVYIGGMTHIEDGATIIGPTMIGPNCWICSGAVVDNSVIFDYSRLGPGVRLVDKLVFGRYCVDKTGATIDVQAASLDWLITDRRQELPTQPPAEGKAIAELLKTDKPDDAQSA; translated from the coding sequence ATGAAAGCCATGATTCTGGCAGCAGGGAAGGGAACGCGTGTTCGTCCCATCACGTATGAAATTCCCAAGCCCATGATTCCAATAATGCAAAAGCCTGTAATGGAGTTTTTGCTTGAATTACTGCGGCAGCATGGGTTTGACCAGATAATGGTCAATGTCAGCCACTTAGCAGACGTGATTGAAGGCTACTTCCGAGATGGACAACGCTTTGGTGTACAAATTGCCTATTCTTTTGAAGGATATATTAAAGATGGCGAACTGGTTGGCAAAGCGCTAGGCTCGGCTGGAGGAATGCGCCATATTCAAGACTTTTCTCCGTTCTTTGACGATACCTTTGTCGTCCTGTGTGGAGATGCTTTGATTGACCTGGACTTGACAGCAGCAGTGAAGTGGCATAGGGAAAAAGGCTCGATCGCAACCGTCATCATGAAGACAGTGCCAAAAGAAGAAGTTTCCAGCTATGGCGTTGTTGTGACTGATGAGGAAGGCAGAATTAAAGCGTTCCAGGAAAAACCCAAGGTGGAAGAGGCACTCAGTAACTGCATCAACACTGGGATTTATATTTTTGAGCCAGAAGTGCTTGATTACATACCCTCTGGCGTAGAGTACGACATTGGTAGTCAGCTCTTTCCAAAACTGGTAGAAATTGGTGCACCCTTTTATGGACTGCCGATGGATTTTGAATGGGTGGATATTGGAAAAGTCCCCGATTACTGGCACGCTATTCGTGCTGTTTTACAAGGCGATGTCAAGAATGTTGAAATACCGGGTCATCAGGTTGCTCCTGGCATTTACACAGGGCTAAACGTGGCAGTGAACTGGGACAAGGTGAATATTCAAGGGCCCGTTTACATTGGCGGGATGACGCACATTGAAGATGGGGCAACGATTATTGGTCCTACCATGATTGGTCCTAACTGCTGGATTTGTAGCGGTGCAGTAGTTGATAACAGTGTGATTTTCGACTACTCCCGGTTAGGACCAGGGGTGCGTCTGGTCGATAAACTCGTATTTGGTCGATATTGTGTAGACAAAACGGGGGCGACGATCGATGTTCAAGCCGCTTCGCTAGATTGGCTAATTACTGATCGCCGTCAGGAACTACCGACCCAACCACCTGCTGAAGGTAAGGCGATCGCTGAGTTGCTCAAAACTGACAAGCCCGACGACGCTCAAAGTGCTTAA
- a CDS encoding hypothetical protein (IMG reference gene:2510098456) — protein MSAVEFVTPLNPLSLWVPLMLLAFVVVAAVWFIRLSRP, from the coding sequence ATGTCGGCTGTTGAGTTTGTGACTCCGCTGAATCCCTTGAGTCTTTGGGTGCCGCTCATGCTCCTGGCATTCGTTGTAGTTGCAGCAGTTTGGTTTATTCGGCTTTCTCGACCTTAG
- a CDS encoding hypothetical protein (IMG reference gene:2510098460) encodes MNSSDSNVLQTEFQAGKTAFERGNYRESVEHLEKASALVNPNSVMGGTVQTWLVTAYQATGQQQQAIALCRQLTAHPDWKTRKEGKRILYILEAPKLQTRPEWLTQIPDFGNLADRDTRDRAGGSPISAKGRVIPETAKSKLESVDLSQVNTEDNRFVWVALIAVLVLLGSLLWIA; translated from the coding sequence GTGAATTCAAGTGATTCCAATGTGCTTCAAACAGAATTCCAGGCAGGAAAAACAGCATTTGAACGGGGAAACTATCGCGAGTCTGTAGAGCATCTGGAAAAGGCGAGTGCGCTGGTGAATCCCAACTCAGTCATGGGAGGAACAGTGCAAACCTGGTTGGTAACAGCCTATCAGGCTACTGGGCAGCAGCAGCAGGCGATCGCCCTGTGCCGTCAGTTAACGGCTCACCCCGATTGGAAAACGCGCAAGGAAGGAAAACGAATTCTCTACATTCTGGAAGCCCCAAAGTTACAAACTCGCCCGGAATGGCTGACCCAGATTCCTGACTTCGGTAATCTTGCGGATCGGGACACTCGCGATCGTGCTGGTGGCTCACCCATCAGTGCAAAAGGGCGTGTGATCCCTGAAACTGCTAAATCCAAATTGGAATCAGTCGATTTAAGCCAGGTCAATACGGAAGATAATCGCTTTGTTTGGGTAGCCTTGATTGCGGTATTGGTGCTGCTAGGCAGTTTACTTTGGATTGCATAA
- a CDS encoding DNA polymerase III, delta'' subunit (IMG reference gene:2510098461~PFAM: ATPase family associated with various cellular activities (AAA)~TIGRFAM: DNA polymerase III, delta' subunit) — MAAFAPLIGQPRAVELLTQAVTKQRIAPAYLFAGPDGVGRSLAARCFVEFLFSQHESQSSKKEGVRNRIQQRNHPDLLWVEPTYLYQGKRLSIAEAIASGIKRKTPPVIRLEQIREISQFLSRSAMEAPRSIVVLEQAETMAEAAANALLKTLEEPGQATLILIANGVESLLPTLVSRCQRVPFFRLESSALAHVLESTGHADILLQAQILQLAQGSPGAAIAHWQKLQEISPELLQRVSQPPHSHQEALHLARQIDHEIEPESQLWLIDFLQACYWQPNLHPYAFQQTIRQLQVLQKAREYLLHNVTPRLVWEVTLMQMMG; from the coding sequence ATGGCTGCCTTTGCTCCCCTCATTGGACAACCCCGCGCTGTGGAATTGTTGACTCAAGCAGTGACCAAACAGCGGATTGCACCGGCCTACTTGTTTGCCGGTCCAGATGGGGTCGGGCGAAGTTTAGCAGCACGGTGTTTTGTGGAGTTTCTATTCAGCCAGCATGAGTCTCAAAGTTCCAAAAAAGAGGGGGTACGGAACCGCATTCAGCAACGGAACCATCCCGATTTATTGTGGGTAGAGCCTACGTATCTCTATCAGGGGAAACGCCTGTCAATTGCGGAAGCGATTGCAAGTGGGATCAAGCGCAAAACACCGCCCGTTATTCGGTTAGAACAAATCCGGGAAATCAGCCAATTTCTGTCTCGGTCAGCCATGGAAGCGCCTCGATCGATAGTGGTACTAGAGCAAGCCGAAACTATGGCAGAAGCTGCAGCCAATGCATTATTAAAAACGTTAGAAGAACCGGGGCAGGCAACGCTGATTCTGATTGCGAATGGGGTGGAATCTTTACTGCCTACACTAGTGTCTCGATGTCAACGAGTTCCGTTTTTTCGGCTTGAGTCATCTGCCCTTGCCCATGTGTTGGAATCGACAGGACATGCAGACATTTTGCTGCAAGCCCAGATTTTACAGTTGGCACAGGGCAGTCCCGGTGCGGCGATCGCCCACTGGCAGAAACTTCAGGAAATTTCGCCAGAGCTGCTTCAGCGTGTGAGTCAACCACCTCATTCGCACCAGGAAGCTCTCCACCTGGCACGACAGATTGATCATGAGATCGAACCTGAATCACAACTGTGGCTAATTGATTTTTTGCAAGCCTGCTACTGGCAACCCAACCTGCATCCATACGCATTCCAGCAAACGATCCGTCAGTTGCAAGTTTTGCAGAAAGCCCGTGAGTATTTGCTCCACAATGTGACCCCCCGTCTGGTATGGGAAGTAACCTTGATGCAAATGATGGGTTAG
- a CDS encoding hypothetical protein (IMG reference gene:2510098451) codes for MSLGSRVNAALAAMNVQFVRKTGLERLRALEQEFQALLSEYQALKSRHDRLSDRLHLPEKFFEQYPNPRPLLPDGANYLLINSNTRLTELTQRYRTVTHPAMNASMWVEEFVHQEIDLHGFRADGGYVWQHRDINTDLHYALCTYYLKSIDTLRLFDKLTEDQLFGAYTVMVDDRPVSRDLLDSMTEIYFLERHLNISKRPNVKILDIGAGYGRLAHRLVQSLPNLGTVFCTDAIATSTFLCEYYLQFRAVNQKAVTVPFDELQPTLSNHAIDVAVNVHSFSECSLEAINGWLDLLTELAIPNLMIVPNMLDNGGTKLLSCEKDKTRINYQPLLEERGYQLVACDPKFLDPIVQANGVSPTHHFFFQKCV; via the coding sequence ATGTCTCTTGGCTCTCGCGTAAATGCTGCTTTGGCAGCGATGAATGTGCAGTTTGTGCGAAAAACCGGGCTAGAACGGCTGAGAGCGCTGGAACAGGAGTTTCAAGCACTGTTAAGCGAATACCAGGCTCTAAAGTCACGTCATGATCGCCTTAGCGATCGCCTCCACCTGCCAGAAAAGTTTTTTGAGCAATACCCAAATCCTCGTCCGCTATTGCCGGATGGAGCCAATTATTTGCTCATCAACAGCAATACGCGCCTTACAGAACTGACTCAACGCTACCGGACAGTGACTCATCCAGCGATGAATGCTTCCATGTGGGTTGAGGAATTTGTGCATCAGGAAATTGACCTGCATGGATTTCGAGCTGATGGGGGTTACGTCTGGCAACATCGAGATATCAATACCGATCTACACTACGCGCTCTGCACCTACTATTTGAAGTCAATTGATACATTGAGGTTATTTGACAAACTCACTGAAGATCAGTTGTTCGGAGCTTACACCGTCATGGTTGATGATCGCCCCGTTAGCCGCGATCTGCTGGATTCCATGACCGAGATTTACTTCCTGGAACGGCATCTGAATATCTCTAAACGCCCCAACGTCAAAATTCTCGATATTGGGGCAGGGTATGGACGACTGGCTCATCGACTGGTACAGTCCTTGCCTAACTTAGGCACAGTGTTCTGTACCGACGCGATCGCCACATCCACCTTTTTGTGCGAATACTACTTACAGTTCCGCGCCGTCAATCAAAAAGCAGTAACTGTCCCATTTGATGAACTGCAACCTACGCTCTCTAACCACGCGATCGATGTAGCAGTTAACGTGCATAGTTTTTCTGAATGCAGCCTGGAAGCAATTAATGGTTGGCTAGATCTGCTCACAGAGCTTGCCATCCCCAACCTGATGATCGTCCCAAACATGTTGGATAACGGCGGCACCAAACTGCTTTCCTGCGAGAAAGATAAAACCCGCATCAACTATCAGCCCCTTCTGGAAGAACGAGGCTATCAACTTGTTGCCTGCGATCCAAAATTTCTAGATCCAATAGTGCAAGCTAATGGCGTATCTCCCACCCATCACTTCTTTTTCCAAAAATGCGTATGA
- a CDS encoding Protein of unknown function (DUF3153) (IMG reference gene:2510098459~PFAM: Protein of unknown function (DUF3153)), with product MTTCPLIQQFKPFLSAWIEFLAHAALRMRVLILVGLLAIGLMGCVESDVNLRFESPNRGEIIQHIQLSDRFKALNVGSIEQWIKTIERRAAIVGGQVQRTTNEGLLVKIPFTSSAELEQKFNQFFGSVFSQEQPLDGVSLPAIASRLTVKHGNFLLLERNKLWYEVDLRSLGVASSTGDLLVSPASLIKLEFKLETPWGARSVNGVAKLQARYEKQQLVWKLIPGEQNTLESVFWMPSPLGIGAVLILALVLVGQFLKYPRSLNSSSPSTLNNSSPT from the coding sequence ATGACAACATGCCCTTTGATACAGCAATTCAAGCCTTTTCTGAGCGCTTGGATAGAGTTTCTAGCCCACGCGGCCTTACGAATGCGGGTGCTGATCCTGGTAGGGTTACTGGCGATCGGGCTGATGGGATGTGTTGAATCGGATGTGAATCTCCGGTTTGAAAGCCCCAATCGTGGAGAAATTATCCAGCATATCCAACTTAGCGATCGCTTCAAAGCGCTAAACGTTGGCAGTATCGAACAGTGGATAAAAACCATTGAACGGCGGGCGGCGATCGTCGGCGGACAAGTTCAGCGCACAACCAATGAGGGATTACTTGTCAAAATTCCTTTCACCAGTAGTGCTGAGTTAGAGCAGAAATTCAATCAGTTCTTTGGTTCGGTATTTAGCCAGGAGCAACCTTTGGATGGAGTAAGTTTACCCGCAATCGCCTCTCGGTTGACTGTGAAGCATGGCAATTTTTTGCTGCTAGAACGGAATAAGCTATGGTACGAAGTGGATTTGCGATCGCTGGGAGTCGCCTCTTCAACAGGAGATCTGCTGGTGAGTCCGGCATCATTAATCAAGCTAGAGTTTAAGTTAGAAACACCGTGGGGTGCCCGAAGTGTGAATGGGGTAGCGAAGTTGCAGGCACGCTACGAGAAACAGCAACTAGTTTGGAAACTGATTCCAGGTGAACAAAATACTCTCGAAAGTGTTTTCTGGATGCCAAGTCCGTTGGGGATTGGAGCCGTTTTGATCTTGGCGCTCGTTCTGGTCGGGCAGTTTCTGAAGTATCCGCGATCGCTTAATTCCTCGAGTCCGTCCACCCTGAACAATAGCTCTCCCACTTGA
- a CDS encoding hypothetical protein (IMG reference gene:2510098455~PFAM: ScpA/B protein) — translation MALSLAEDAIALLIDMAEQGEIDPWDVKVIEVIDRFLSELPPPVAGQEPYEKSLSSSGQAFLYASMLVLLKADSLAQPETIEETEAEFDEATVLEDTIPGTSLPPNLEKQIRRRAVAQPPQRRKVTLKDLIDQLRMIAVALEDPTPRKRLRRPPAQSRSQTVRAIAQLAHQENLSEMAKALERFFAEHLVHVHNSQTWLDFEFLLDLWTQSQKAKPDTHSEVHSPQHDRVGIFWALLLLSAQSKVELEQDEFYQDLRVRPLYETPDLKAIDGSA, via the coding sequence ATGGCGCTTTCGCTAGCAGAGGATGCGATCGCTCTCCTCATCGACATGGCAGAACAGGGAGAGATTGATCCCTGGGATGTCAAGGTGATCGAAGTGATTGACCGTTTTCTTAGTGAATTGCCGCCCCCCGTAGCTGGGCAAGAACCTTATGAAAAAAGTCTGTCTTCATCAGGGCAGGCATTTCTGTATGCATCCATGCTGGTTCTTCTCAAAGCCGATAGTTTAGCTCAACCAGAAACTATAGAAGAGACTGAAGCCGAATTTGATGAAGCAACAGTGTTAGAAGATACCATTCCTGGAACTTCGTTACCGCCCAACCTGGAAAAGCAGATTCGTCGCCGAGCGGTTGCCCAGCCTCCCCAGAGGCGTAAAGTTACTTTAAAGGATTTGATTGATCAACTTCGGATGATCGCCGTGGCGCTGGAAGATCCAACCCCCCGGAAGCGGCTGCGGCGTCCACCTGCACAGTCAAGGTCTCAAACAGTTCGGGCGATTGCCCAGCTTGCACACCAGGAAAATCTTTCCGAAATGGCAAAGGCTTTAGAGCGGTTCTTTGCGGAACATTTGGTTCATGTTCATAATTCTCAAACCTGGCTTGACTTTGAATTTTTACTAGACCTCTGGACGCAATCTCAAAAAGCCAAGCCTGACACTCACTCTGAGGTTCATAGTCCCCAACATGACCGGGTGGGAATTTTTTGGGCACTATTATTACTCTCTGCACAATCTAAAGTGGAACTGGAACAAGACGAGTTTTATCAAGATCTGCGAGTTCGGCCATTGTACGAAACTCCTGACCTGAAAGCGATCGATGGATCTGCGTGA
- a CDS encoding hypothetical protein (IMG reference gene:2510098463) encodes MARYTGLFKIAAPVSSIQPLLGEILESCNFNIVYQTGDYLMAREIPGHVAYHQLVTVEVLVDRTTATDSEIQMQMVIKNEELPLQVENHCRQTYQRVSQAITDTHHWELIEAVAG; translated from the coding sequence ATGGCTCGATATACTGGTTTATTCAAAATCGCCGCACCGGTTAGCAGCATTCAGCCATTACTGGGTGAAATTTTAGAATCCTGTAACTTTAATATTGTTTATCAGACCGGAGACTATTTGATGGCTCGTGAAATCCCCGGTCACGTTGCTTATCACCAATTAGTGACAGTGGAAGTATTAGTAGATAGAACCACTGCAACTGATAGTGAGATTCAGATGCAGATGGTGATTAAGAATGAAGAACTACCTTTACAAGTTGAGAACCACTGTCGTCAAACGTATCAACGGGTCAGCCAGGCAATTACTGATACTCACCACTGGGAGCTGATTGAAGCAGTTGCAGGATAA